The Pyxicephalus adspersus chromosome 1, UCB_Pads_2.0, whole genome shotgun sequence sequence gaatatttaaatagtatatatggcatttaaaaaacattataatgaAGTAAACAAATGTCCATCATAAAGGATTTCTCCATTTTTGTGTTacactaaaatgtttattttcaatgtGAGATCTAagacactgctgcctctgactgcttaTCTCAGGGCATACAAAGTGAGATTTTGTTGTTGTTACTACCGTGCTGCTCAATGTTATCCTTTCTGGAGGCTCCAACATGAAGATGCAGAGACAGTGCACAACAAACCACTGCAATTTAGTAATAGAGAAAAGAtttaacagaaagaaaaacaccAGGGAATTTTTGTCTTCTGCCTGACCTTGTTTGAGCTCAACCTTTAAATTTTATTGATGacaaaaaaaggcttaaaaactttaaatggaattttaattaaaaaagaaatgcaagcaGAAGGGGTTTCATTCTAGAAGAGGCTGTGTCCCTGCTAGTGAACCTTTTAAGATCGAATACACAGCTTAATGTATGATTGTGGCATGCCTTGGCAGAATAAAAATAACTTCTGTGCACATGCAAGACAGTTATGTCATCTTAATTGAGGATGTACAGCAAATGTGAAAAATGCATTGTTTGAGGGGTAGGAAATGCTAACTAATAACGTTCCCCACAAGCTTGTTACACTGGTAATATAACCAAactagtaatattattttatgcctTATAAAAGTTTTTGGTTCTTGTCAGAAGTTAGGAGAACTGAAATTAActagtggaaagaaaaaaaaaaaaaaaaaaaaaaaaaaaaaaatttctatgcacAGCAgaaaatccaatagaaaatcatAATCAGGCAGCCCCTGGTCTAAAATGCCTGATAATTATCATTAGCGTAATATCAAGTGTAAACAACATAACAAGCATTCAACACTTTTCATAACAATGTGAATTAAATTAGTAGTACTTCTACATGAAAATATTGTTGGTTAATGGGAAAAATGAGTGATGTGCACATCATTGTCCCCAATTTGGCTTTGAATTGCAGTGCATGCCATTAGGACTGATAGCATGTCACAGGaaatacaagaaatataaaatgattcaCGCGAGATAAACAGTATAGCCATCAGCTCGTAGCTGAATCAGAATAGTAGAGTTCCAATTCTTTAGTCTGGTAAGTAAcagaaggtaaacattttttctgcCCAGAGTTCAGAGAGTCCTGTCCCAAGACTTTTAGATCCACGTACTTGATCTTCCAATTTTTACCAATTGGACAGCGTACTAGTCCAAAAATCTGTTCGAATATTCCCAAACAGGCACCATCCCTATGAATTGTACCAGCAACTGCCACCACCACCAGTCCATGAGGAGAAgacacacattttatttctccgctgtcagaGTTATGACTAAATATTAGTCTCTCATCTCGTGTAAGTGCAAGCAGACGCAGACTAGCCATCTGAGCGCCTTTGTGTTCTTCTGTAGCCTGCTCTGCTGCTTTGTAAGCAAACCGAAGTGTGGCATTCTCCCAGAAGTGCTGGGGGCCCCACTCTCCTTTTACTTGTCCAAAGAATGGATTCTGAGAGTTCAGAAGAAAGTAAAACCATTCACAAAACTTTTCACCAAGTAATTTAAAGTCAATTGGTTCCCCATTGGGCTTTTCTTCTTCAACctgtaaagataaaatacaatcaacatttcttttttttttctttattcaagtgtgtattattacattttattaagtgAAGTCAAAATGTCTGATTTGTATACCTGTCCTAGGTCATGGACTGGGGGCTCAAAGTATTAAAGCTATCAGATCAGAACGACTGCCAGCCATTTTTACAGAAACAGACTAGAGGTCAGAAGCTTCTATATTTTTCCAGAACAAGTCTCCCTTACCTTGTGGCTTGATGCTCTTAGATGGAGAACCACACAAAGGATCCTAACCCAAGGATCATTTGTTTCCATCTTTATTTTCTTACCGTTTAGAACTGTTACATGTGCTgcttcattgttttatttaatctGGGAAAGGCAGATGTTGTCTCAAGTTCTTTTTTTAGTGACAGAGGTTTAAGTGCATTTTTAAGGTACTCTTCCTTTGTTTATTCAATTATTATAAAATTCCCAGCAGATTGGGCAAAGGAATGTAAGGTGTGATTGGCTCAACAAATCTCAAAACACCACTGTAACCGACAGCAAAATCTTCCAGCAACATAATCTCCATACAACTGCCAAAAAGTGACAGGCCATGAAacctatacacatatacataggtGGGCTGCCATTACTGATTCCTCCTAATAAAGCTGGCTGCCACAAAGACCCTATGGCTACAATGTTTTATAATGGTTTATATACATATTGGGGGTTCTTTCTTTCAGTGGCAACTTTTCTTGATCCACAACAGtgtttcaagaaaaacaaaacaatgacaaatGTCATACTCAGAAGTTTACCATAAAAGACAAAAGCCCTTACAGTTTATCAAAGGGAAGTGCACCTTTCATAACCACCTCTTCTATGGAATATTGCATCCTTCATAACTACATGTATACACTGTGCTGCACTGTATACTGCTGGGGCTGAATATACTCCCATacgcatgtgcaggagttatgttatcctggttcagacaatcaagatggccaaagatctgcaCCCTGAAAGAAGACAACAGCGCCTGCAATAGTATGGGGTTAGGAAAATGAAAATTGCAATAAGGACAGTCTCACAGGTCtgtaaaaatgacacattttgcCCTGTTTACCTTCTTTTCAGGGGTTGATGCCTTGTGAACCTTAGGTCCTGCCCAGTGATTAATCGCATACTGGATCAGTTGACTCTTTTCAGTAGATGGGGGCACTGCAAGTTTCTCTGCGGCCAGGTACTTAAAAATGGCATCACGGTTAACTTTCCGTCTCTTTAAAAGCTCTGTAGCATCTTTGCTGTATACCAGTATGGCGTCAATGGCCTctaaaagaataaacaaacacGTGATTTGTACAGACAGGAAGGATGGTTATTGGTAATACATGAAATTATTATGTTGAATTCACTGTAAATTGAGGTGTATATATTTAACCCCTGCTGCCCCACATCTGAACGCTGATCAGCTATAGACAGAGGGGTGATTTCTCTAATATATCGCTGTGATCAGAGGTGGGGGATgccagaaaaataaacattaaagcaaaactaaactaaaaaagatCACACTTACCTTATCTTTTGTAGATCCCTCCGGAACTTTCCTGGATTGAGCTCCGCGTCATCCTGTATTTTGCCTTCGTCCCTGACACTGCCATCTCCTTTCTTCGTCTTccgcctacgtcacctgatctcacactacaCAGGCAGTGATGTAGCCGatttaaatgggggggggggtgtgccaatctcactgtgcatgtagGGAAAAACCCTTTTGCATGCCCAAAAGGAtcaaccagaagcctcctggtgTGTGTGATGTCGGTATCCCAAGAGACTCCCTAGTTGTCATTAATGCCCCAGCGCTAAAAACTGAAagggaggggcttcacccttaaaaaaagagatttttactgtacataaaagggttgtctactttaCTACTTTTAATGGTTGTctgtttttactttctgtaaagtgtatatatttacccCCTACTGCCCCACCACTGAACATTGACCCGCTATAGACTTCAGAGGAGCGATTTCTCTTCTGATGCCAgagaaataaacattaaagaggaactaaactaaaaacacaaaaaaacccacttacttaTGCAGCAGATCCCTCGATCGCGCTGAtccttcccacaatccagtcctgcgttgtcctggaattcctcttcgccctggtgcagaggaagcttCTTCACTTGGATCTTCactttcctcttcttctgtgtttttttttgtcacctgatcttgcactgcgcaggtgcaggattgggtgacatagccactgtaaagggggaaaaaaaagagagccgatctcactgcaaatgCATTTCCCGAGGGGAAAATTCCCCTTCTGCACAAATGCCGAGATCTTGGGAATGTGCACAAGAAGCAGCCAGAgcttctgggatgcgtgatgtaggtatccttaGAGGCTGCCtagacctcatggaccactaaatttatcattttaagtcctgtggaccattaatatgaattttttttaaaaagataaacacatttgtaaaataatgatcttcttaatggtgcctgatgagcaCTGTGgaagctctgattcattgatcagctaacggtaagtgaagtattactattgttactattatcattagttgcattatctttggtattactaaagaaatgcaaaatagttgtctgcttttttttcactcattacgtttttttttttttattcaaatctaaGGTTAcaaacacatgtgcaaaaatgACTGGACAAttcatgaacgagtactgtacatacagtgccgttctgctctatggaaaggggggagaggggagggggggggggacgacGGATCGGCATCCCGTTCGATCGTCCCTTGTTCATGGATGCGCCAGTttggtcattcggacgatggacgacgagtaAAAATGtaagattctcgcctgatatcagccctgagcaaattatcagacgagaaccattgcacctgtgtacctagcctaagaccaaacaagaaatgatagttatcaaagtcaaactatttcatgccattaaatataacaggtaaagggAATACACagttgtcatacttacctaaaagagcatctgagaaataaacaaaatgaaacaatcggacgagaatctgtaTTGGttgagcggggtgactgttgtaatggtgaaaACAATAGTGAAGTGTACGGCTCAGCAATGGTTGCGTCATACAACTTAAAAttacactgacatcacgctgcacctcccttgtttttctgtctctagtacagttcatgaatttggTGCAATGTAatggcaaaaattgtcattaagaatataggaatttattagaatttttgtttttgttttattattaataaaacatgaaaattgaaaaatatcGAATTTTACTGAGGACcactggcctaggcgatcaagacttaaaggggcactTTAAGAGAACCTGTTGTTAATGATGGATGAACACCTCACAGGAGACCCAGactcccccttcccctcccccACAGAGCTCCCCTCACCTTCTCGGCTATACACATTAATGAGCCGGTTAGTGACAGTCTCCGCCACAGAGAAAAGCTCCGAGATTTCCAGCCCCTCCAGCAGCCGGCGGCAGCCCTCTTTCTCCCGGACGCTGAGCCCCGCCATAGCACGTTCCCCCTTCTCTGTCACTACCACTGACAGCCCAGAAAACGAAACCAAACACGACATTCTACTTCCGGCGACGACACGCAACGTTCTGCGTAGTAGGAGGAGGCGGAGCTGTAAAGAAGCGCactgcatgctgggagttgtagtttagCAATTGCCATGCTAATAAGTTCAATATTTTAAAGGAACCACTGCTAGGTCTCTGCATCTTTAACTCAATGAAAGATAATAGACATTGGGGTAAATTCAAAAAGTTCAAATGATCATAAAAAGGAGATTAGatttattaatgcaaaaaaaacttgcagtttgATCAGTtttatcatagttacatagtatgtcaggttaaaaaaaagacctttaagttcaaccactaatcaataacaaaacatattatGTTAAGTAAATGTACTGCACATTAGGATTTTGGTTCAGTATCGTGAGCAAGAAATACACAATGAGGTGTAAATTTAAAAACGAGTCTTTCCTTTAAATTTGCATTGAAAGAAGAAATGCACAGGGGCTGGCACTGCTGTGCAAGGAAATATGGGCGGAAATGAGTAAAAATTAATCCCTATAAATTGTACAAATAATGAGTGACTAGCTGTACAGCCACCATACAGATTTAGGCTCTTATttggtaattttctttttagcTCATGTGTGATATAAAGAGAGCCAGTCAATTGGAATTTGGATATTTAGTCCTGAAGCAAACATTTGCCCAGACTATATCCACTATTTACATAATACAAGCTGATAAAAAACAGGTTCTAATTCACCCCTGCATACATATGCACTATTGGCATTGTggtgaaattcattttaaaagtagtaatTTACTTCCAGCAGAATCTTGCCAGCCCTGTTATAGTAAACTGACTAAAACACAACTTTGGAAGCTTTGTTATGATATTTTGGAGTTAATCATTTTACTGTAGCTTGAGAGGACAACAAGGAACCATTCTCAAAAGCAAGGATGCTGCTAAAACTGAGGTATTGAACAAGTCAGAGGGTTTGGTCACCAGCAGGGGAACCACCCTTGGGCCCagcttttgttttgtacaaattaTCCTGTCCTGAGGGGGGTTAGTATAATCTAGTTATGAAGAATAGGGAGAGTTCTGTTTcaaataacccacaaaaaatatttacaacaaactTCATTGTAAATGGACAAGATAATTTTCCTGTTTCCtatctgtttaaatttcccacccagtcACGACCCAATGATTATGccggggacacaaggccaggggacacagatgctggggtGGACAGAGCCAAAGGCTCattgggaccaggtaagccttttacaatgccaccccaagtgtggctcggtgtTACAGCCTCCGGTACTGAAAAT is a genomic window containing:
- the C1H3orf38 gene encoding uncharacterized protein C3orf38 homolog, which produces MSCLVSFSGLSVVVTEKGERAMAGLSVREKEGCRRLLEGLEISELFSVAETVTNRLINVYSREEAIDAILVYSKDATELLKRRKVNRDAIFKYLAAEKLAVPPSTEKSQLIQYAINHWAGPKVHKASTPEKKVEEEKPNGEPIDFKLLGEKFCEWFYFLLNSQNPFFGQVKGEWGPQHFWENATLRFAYKAAEQATEEHKGAQMASLRLLALTRDERLIFSHNSDSGEIKCVSSPHGLVVVAVAGTIHRDGACLGIFEQIFGLVRCPIGKNWKIKYVDLKVLGQDSLNSGQKKCLPSVTYQTKELELYYSDSATS